GGTCATCATCGATAAGATTCCTTTTCCGCGGCCTGATGACCCGATATCGAAGGCACGTACCGAGGACGTTGCTAAACACGGCGGCAATGGCTTTATGCAGGTTTCGGCTACGCATGCTGCCATTCGGCTGGCACAGGGTGCGGGTAGATTGATTCGATCGGTTAATGACCGAGGTGTTGTTGCCATTTTGGATTCACGCATGGCAACCGCACGTTATGGGAGCTTCTTGAAAGCAACGTTGCCACCGATGTGGCCAACAGTCGACAAGAAAGTTATTTCTGGTGTTCTAGAGCGTTTGAAGCCCACCAAGAAGTAGACCGAACAGCACTCCAGACCACTTTATGGTCTATGCACAATGGCTTGAACTGACTCCGTGCCATGGCTGATACGTGGAGTGTCAAGTAAGACCAAATGCCAAGAAGGGTGTTGATGCACATGCATCAACACCCTTCTTGGCATTACGTGGCTAGAGCGAGCGCATCACCGAAACGACACGGCCCATAATCGTCGCTGCGTCGCCCAGAATTGGCTCGTAGCGCGAATTCTGGGGTAACAACCACGTGTGACCGTCTCGTTGGCGGAAAGTTTTGACGGTGGCTTCTTCGTCAAGCAAGGCGGCGACAATGTCACCATTTTCCGCGTTCTGCTGACGTCGGACTACCACCCAGTCGCCATCGCAAATTGCGGCATCGACCATTGAATCGCCAGAAACCTTGAGCATGAACAATTCTCCGTGCCCGACCAGTTGTCGGGGCAACGAGAAAACATCCTCAACGGACTGATCGGCCAAGATTGGCCCACCTGCTGCGATTCGTCCGACCAAAGGAACCATTGTTGTGTCGGCCGAGGTGCTGAGCTCAATCACCATGGCATCTTCGCTGGTCTTAGCATCAGCGCTCTCAGACTGCGTAGCGTTTTCTGCATCATCTGTCAGTTGCAGAGGCAACAAGATTTCCATCGCGCGCGGACGGCGTGGATCTCGACGAATGTATCCGAGCTTTTCTAGCTGGCTCAACTGATGCGTGACGCTAGAGAGGCTCTTGAGTCCCACCGAGTCGCCAATCTCACGCATGGATGGTGGATAACCATTCTTGCCAATGGCACGCTGGATGGTTTCCAGAATCTTCTTTTGGCGAATCGTCAGCGAGCGTGCATTCGATCGGGGAGTGCGTTGTGAAGCTGACATGAGATTTTGCCTTCCCTAGCGTTCTGTCGAAAGTTCGATAGTCCAAACTGTCGGAGCCAGATGATGTGATGTTTTCATTGCTCGTCTACTTCGAAATCTTAGTCGATAGTGGAGCTTCTTTCAAAGATTTGTTCGAAAACTTCTGGACAAGTCGGACGAAGCTCTGTTAGAACAGATGTACTAGATTCGAACACTGTTTCGAAACACTAGTGTCGAACACACCTTCGCTTCGCTCACCAATCTTGAGGAGATAAAGTCATGGCAACCATCGCACTTGACTCAAATCAAAGCCAGACACCCATGAAGATCCGCATCAACCGCCGCGGCTGGGCCATCTTGGTAGGTGTCCCCGTTTTTGTACTCACCGTGATTGCCGCATTCCTGGTCTCCATGTTCGCTTCTGACGCGCACGCCTCATCCGACCTTCCGACAGGAGTCGAAACGGTTGACGTTACAGTCATCCCGGGGGACACCGTGTGGAGCCTGGCCAAAGAATATGCTCATGGCTACGACATCACTTCTGCCGTGAACCACATCTCTGAATTGAACTCCCTCAGCGGAAGCGAAATCCGCGTCGGCGATTCACTGTCCATTCCAGTACTAGCTGAATAGCAACACCAACGAGTCTAGGATTGTTACCTTGGCTCGTAGCGGATTCACCCGCCAAGCTGGTCCACACGTAGACTTAACACGTGAATGACCGCAGTGAACTTTTGAGTCAGCTGCCCTTGCGTGAGAATCTCCGCGGGCTATCTCCATACGGCGCACCTCAAATCGATGTGCCCATTCAGCTGAACGTCAACGAGAACACCCATCCGCTTCCTCCTACGGTGGTAGAAGCGATCGCGCAAGAAGTCGCGAAAGCAGCAACAAACCTCAACCGGTATCCAGATCGCGAATTCACTGAATTGCGCGAGCTACTAGCCGACTACTTGGGTCACAGTTTAACTTCTGAGAATATTTGGGCCGCCAACGGATCCAATGAAATCCTTCAGCAAATCCTGCAGGCCTTCGGAGGACCAGGGCGAAGCCTCATGAGCTTCGGGCCAACTTATTCCATGTACCCACTACTTGCTAGCGGAACCGACACAAAGTATGTGCCAGGAGTGCGCGCGGACGACTTCACGCTGTCTGCAGAATCTGCTGCTCAGCAGGTTCGCGAACACCAGCCGGACATTGTTTTTCTGTGTTCCCCCAACAACCCTACGGGCACCGCACTTGGCCTTGACGTGATCACCGCCGTTTACGATGCCATGAGTGAACACAACGGCATGGTGATCGTTGATGAGGCCTATGCCGAATTTTCCCTCTCCAGTACCAAATCGGCACTGACTCTGCTTGAAGGGCGTCAGCGACTGATTGTCTCGCGCACGATGTCGAAGGCTTTCGGCCTGGCAGGTGCCCGAGTTGGCTATCTTGCCGCTGCGCCCGAAGTTACCGATGCCATTCGCTTGGTGAGATTGCCTTACCACCTCTCTGCGGTGACACAAGCTACCGCTGTAGCAGCGCTGAAGAACATCGAATTGCTCTTAGCACAGGTCGAAGACATCAAAACGCAACGCGACCGAATCGTTTCCCACTTGAAAGAGCTGGGCCTTCAGCCATCGGTCTCGGATTCCAACTTTGTCTTTTTCGGCGGGCTCGATAACCCGCATGCGGTGTGGGAAGGACTGCTAGAAGCAGGCATTATTGTCCGCGACAATGGAATCCCAGGTACATTGCGCGTGACTGCCGGAACAGAATCAGAAACTACCGCGTTTTTGGACCGTCTTGCCGAGCTACTCGGCGCTGAAAAATAAGCAAGAATAAGTGAAGGAAGACATGTCTGCCGAATTGATTGGCGCACGTCGCGCCCGTATGGAACGCGTCACCAGCGAATCGTCTGTATTTGTCGAGCTCGATCTCGATGGCACGGGCGTGTCAGAGATCAGCACCTCAGTGCCTTTTTACGACCACATGCTCACCGCTTTATCCAAGCACTCGCTGATTGACCTAACGGTAAGAGCCACTGGTGACACCCATATCGACGTGCACCATACGGTGGAAGACACTGCGATCACCATTGGTGAAGTACTGCGAGTAGCACTGGGCAACAAGGCCGGCATTCGACGCTTTGGCACTGCCTACGCCCCTTTGGATGAGGCACTCTCACGCTCTGTCGTTGATGTCTCTGGACGCCCATATCTGGTCCACTCAGGCGAGCCAGCTGGTCAGGAATACCACCTCATTGGTGGACACTTCACCGGTTCTATGACCCGTCACGTATTCGAAGCGATTACCTTCCACGCCCAGATTTGTGCTCATATCGAAGTCCTTTCGGGCCGCGATCCACACCATATCGTCGAAGCTCAGTTCAAATCCTTTGCACGTGCACTACGTGAAGCTGTCGAATTAGATGCACGCATGGGCGACAAGATTCCATCCACGAAGGGTGCACTGTAAGTGGAAAAGAAGAATGTAGTTGTTCTGGATTACGGTTCGGGGAATGTCCGTTCCGCTGTCCGAGCACTTGAAGCCGCAGGAGCTTCAGTTGAACTGACGGCAGATCCTGAAAAAGTCATGAATGCCGACGGACTGGTTGTGCCTGGCGTAGGTGCCTACGCCTCTGTGATGGAACAACTCACCAAAATCGGAGCATTGCGCTGGATCGGACGCCGTATTGCTGGTGGACAACCAGTGCTCGGAATTTGTGTCGGTCACCAGGTCTTCTTTGAAGAAGGCGTTGAGCACGGTGTGAAGACCGCCGGTATCGGTGAGTGGCCAGGGAAGGTCGAGCGGCTCCAGTCCGATGTTATTCCGCACATGGGGTGGAATACCGTGCAGCCTCCCGAGGGAAGCAAACTCTTTGCCGGTGTCGAGAACGAGCGATTCTACTTCGTCCACTCCTACGCAGTGCAGAAGTGGGAATTCGACGTCACCCAGCCAGCGATGACTCCGCCACAAGTCACCTGGAGTACTCACGGCTCGCCGTTTATCGCTGCCGTAGAAAACGGTCCACTCTCTGCTGTGCAATTCCACCCGGAAAAGTCGGGCGAAGCCGGTGCACAACTACTGCGTAACTGGCTGGGCACCCTGTAAGTATGTGGACTATCGTGCTTGGATTCGTTGGTGCATTTCTGGCCGGTGGAGCGATCTCGCTCAAAAGCCAGAAGGCCCATATTTCTTGGATCATCGCGCTATGGGTGCTCGCCGTCATGAGCATCGTTGCCGCGTGGGTATTGACCCTCTAAAAATTATTACTTCACTAAGGACATCATGAGCGAGCAACCAATTCTCGAACTACTGCCTGCAGTAGACATCGCCGGTGGACAGGCAGTTCGTCTGGTTCAGGGCGAAGCTGGGTCCGAGACCGGCTACGGCGACCCACTAGAAGCAGCACTCTCTTGGCAGAACGCCGGTGCACAATGGTTGCACCTAGTTGACTTGGACGCTGCGTTTGACCGAGGTAGCAACGTTGATATCGTTCAGCGTATCGCCAAGGAACTGAACATTAAGGTCGAACTCTCCGGTGGTATCCGCGACGACGCCTCCTTGGATCGTGCCTTGGAATTCGGTGCCACCCGCGTCAACTTGGGGACTGCAGCACTGGAAAATCCAGAATGGACCAAGCAGGCCATTGCCCGACACGGCGACAAGATCGCAGTCGGCATGGATGTTCGTGGCACCACGCTATCGGGCCACGGTTGGACCAAAGACGGTGGAGACCTGTGGGAGGTCCTTGCACGATTGGAAGATGCAGGCTGTGCCCGATACGTCGTCACCGACGTGACGAAGGACGGCACCTTGCGTGGACCCAACGTTGAACTACTGCGAGAAATAGCTGCAAAGACGAACAAACCTGTTGTAGCTTCCGGCGGAATTTCTTCGCTGGAAGACCTACGCGTACTTCGCGAGCTGGTTCCGGAGGGCATTGAGGGCGCCATCATGGGCAAGGCCCTCTACTCGGGACAGTTCACCTTGCAAGAAGCCCTGGACGTAGCAGGACGAAGCTAAGTCCAGCACTGCCCTTGTGAATACGACGGCTTGAAAGCTCCATTGCTTTCAAGCCGTCGTTTGTTTTCTGAAGTGGGCAAGGGAATCAGCTTCCCGGTTTACGGTCCTTTCCCACGAAACGACACAAAAAAGATCTGAAGCAACTTTCTGGTGGTGTTCAAGCTCATGAGAGAAGATTCCGCTCTTCCCTCCAACAGAAGCAGATCCACCGATAGCATGGAGTTATGAGTACGGAGCATTCTGAATCAGCGCCTCAACGCCACCTGCCTGGACATATTGTCGCTGCGCTGGCTCAGGCCGGTTCATCTGCCGACTCTGCGGGGCAGAGTTGGGAAGGGCGAGACCTCAGCGGTGAGGGGAACCCACTACATAACTTCGACAAAGACGATGGCAGCGCCGACGCTAAAACCATGAAGGTATTGGCGCAACTGCGTGCGGGCGAAGGCTCGGAATCCGAAGTACATAAGGCCTTGGCCACCGCCCGAGTTTTTGTTGCCGTGGTTGCGCAACTGGGCGAGGAAGCGCTGACCGATCACGGTTTCGCCTCGGATAAAGAAGCCGACATGGCGTTGGTGAAGATCAAAGCACCAGATGGACGCATGGCACTGCCTGTCTTCACCACGGTGGAGCGCCTGCAAGCGTGGCATAAGGAAGCCCGACCGGTAGCTGTATTTGCTCCGCGCGCGGCACTCTCTGCAGTCAGTGAAGAATGTCAGCTACTGGTTCTTGATCCTGGCAGCGACTTTACGTTCGTGCTTCGACGACCGGGCGTATGGAACCTTGCCAAACAGGTCGACTGGATTCCGAGCTATCAGAATCAGCAGATCGCCAACCTTGTGCAGGACGCCACCGAAGGCTTTAGCCAACTACAGACCGTGAAGCTGGCTCCCGGCAGAGGAGTAGGCTCAAGATCCCGAGATGGCCAAATGGTCCCCGGCGGTGGCTCAGGACCAGAACTTAATTTGCAGTTTGTTTTCGCACCGGGAACAAGCCAAAACCAAGCGCAGGAAATTGCCGGCGCTATTCAGGGACGGTTGTCCCAGAACACACAATTCACTGAAGCAGTGGATTCCCTAGAACTCAGTTTGCACAGCGCGCCAAGTTAAACTCGGCGGGCTCCTTGGAAAAGTAAGGAACACGTCGGGCATGAAAAGCTATTGGCAGATTTTGCGTCAACCGCAGATTGCGATGTTGCTGCTCATTGGCATGATTGCCCGACTTCCTCACTCAGCGCTGAGCATGCTCTTGCTGCTGCACCTGGTCAATAACCTCGACCAGAGCTGGGTATCGGCCGGTTTGGTGACCGCGTTGATGACTCTGGGCATCGCTATCGGCGCCCCATGGCGCGGCGCACGCGTGGACATGTGGGGACTACGCCGGGCCATGTTGCCCTCGGTAATAGTGGAAACTGCTGTGTGGTGCACTGTCCCGCACGTACCACTGGTGTGGGTCTATCCGCTGGCGTTTATCGGCGGACTGTTCGCCCTCCCGGTATTTTCTGTGGTCCGTACAGCGCTGGGCATCATGACCACTGGTGAACAGCGTCGAACCGCTTTCGCCCTGGACGCGACCGCCACTGAACTTGTATTCATTGTCGGTCCTGCCACCGCTGGCATCGTGGCTACCCAAATCAGTAGCGTGATTGGCCTGAGCGTCATTGGGTTGACTGCCTCAATGGCCGGTCTGGCATTGATGCTACTTAATCCACCTACACGAAGTGATGATCCCAAGGCTATCGGCATGCAAGCCAATGCTCATGAGGAGCGCTTGGGTGCTGAAGCTAGCTTTATCGCAGCCGCACCGATGGGTGTACCAGAGGTTGAAGGTGAGCTCATTGTTGCTGGTTGGAAGTCAGCACGGGCCAGAATCAAGAAACGCGGACGCGCCTTCAAGAGCCGTTTCAACTGGATTAGCGCCTCAGTTCTGGCAGTCTTCATTGCTTCGGCCGGTGCAGGGATGTTGCTGACCGGAACCGAGGTGGCCATCGTGGCCGAACTTGATGCTGCGATGCAAAGCCACCGTCTTGGGTTGGTCTTCTTCTTCTGGTGTGGTGCCTCACTGATCGGTGGTTTGATCTACGGCTCCATGAAGCGCGTGATTTCACCTCTACTGTTGTTGCTGTTTATGGCGATTTTGACCATTCCAATGTTCTTCGCTTGGGATACGTGGTCATTGGCTTTGTTCTCGGCTTTGCCAGGGTTCTTGTGCGCGCCCACCCTGTCGGCAGCCTCAGAATGGCTTACGGATCTGGTGGCTGAAAAGCGTCGTGGTGAAGCCATGGGTTGGTATGGCTCCGCGATGACTGCCGGTACTGCCTTGGGTTCGCCGGTGACCGGTCTCTTTGTTGACAGCATTGGTCCGTCCTACGCCTTCGTAGGCATCGGTATTATGGCTGCCATTGTGGTTTTCGCTGCCCTGATCGCCCAGCAGATTCGGCGGCGCCTGCGCCGCAGTCGCAGGCAGCGTTGGGAAACGACGGCTTAATCCTTGAGGGTAGGGGGTATCCGTGAGTACATATACAGGTCTTTGGCTTCGCCGCCGATAATTTCCCAGCTGCGAAGTAAACCTTCACGCTGAAATCCGCAGCGTTAGGCAGCTCGCCAGGAACCTTCATTCCATGGTTCGACGTAGAGCTCAACGCGGTGGATGCCCGGGTAGCTTAATCCCCACTCACTTATTGTCTTCAGCGCAGTGCTGGCAACACCCCGTCGCTGATGCTGGGGAGATACCTAATAGCCAATACTCGCCCGCCCGCGATCCGCATTGCGTAGCCAGAGGCCGATTTGTCCGACTGCAAGGTTGGTCGCTGACTGAGCGATGGCAAAAGAGTAACCAGTGCCATCGACGGTCCTCTGGCGCTGACGCTCAATGAAGTCCAAACACTGCTGGCGTGATCCCTGAAAAGGGACGGTGGTGATCTGCGTGATGTACAGATCCTTCGAAGCCCCGTGGATCAGATCGAGGTCCGAATCTTGAAATGGGCGCAAGAGAAAGGTGCCGGCATTGAGCACAGGTTGCTCGATCAATTCCATGGCACCAAGACTAACCCGATGACTTGGCCTCGTGCGGCTTGTATGATTCTTGTGATTTAAGCAACGATGGGCTCGCTTCCCAAGGAAGCGAGCCCATGATGTTAATCTCTTAAAAATGCCAGAATATTTGCTTAGTTGACGGCGCCGGTGTACTTCTCACCCGGGCCCTTGCCTGGTGCATCTGGGATCAAGGAGGCCTCGCGGAAGGCTAGCTGCAGACTACGCAGACCATCGCGCAGTGGGGCCGCATGCTGCGAACCGATCTCCGGTGCACCTGCGGTGACTAGGCCAGCAAGGGCGGTGATGAGCTTGCGTGCTTCGTCCAGATCCTTCAGCTCAGTGGCGTCTTCGCCCTCAGCCAGACCACATTTAACTGCTGCTGCGCTCATCAGGTGAACGGCTGCAGTGGTGATGATTTCTACTGCCGGAACTTCGGCGATATCGCGCACCTGCTGGTCGACGAGGTGCTGATGCGAGTTGGTGTCTTCGGTACTCATACTGCTAAGCTTGTCACAGACCGACTCGATGCCGGTACTTCTCATGACGTTCAGTTAGCTCTGAATGGGGATTCGTACTAGTATTGAGCCATGCAAGTGGAGGCCAACTCCCACCCGCCGTCGCCGTTTCAAGGCTTCCGGGTTTTTCGGCAGGATCGCATGTATGCAATCCCAAGATGTAGGCGCAATTCTTTGCGCCTTTCGTCATGTCGTTCACTTTGGCCTTCGCCTGCAATCGCAGACGGGGGCCTTCTTCGTTTGTGGTTATGGATTACGAATTTCAGGAGTGACACATCAGCGATCCACGCATTAATGAGCGCATTCGCGTGCCAGAGGTACGTCTCGTCGGCCCCAATGGTGAGCAGGTAGGCATCGTCCGCATCGAGGACGCGCTTCGTTTGGCTCACGAGTCCGATCTGGACTTGGTCGAGGTGGCACCCAACGCCAAGCCTCCAGTGTGCAAACTGATGGACTTCGGCAAGTACAAGTACGAAGCCGCTGTCAAGGCTCGCGAAGCTCGTAAGAACCAGACCAACACGGTCTTGAAGGAAGTTCGCTTCCGCCTAAAGATTGATACTCATGACTACGAGACCAAGGTTGGGCATGCATTGCGCTTCCTGGGCGCTGGCGACAAGGTGAAAGCCATGATCCAGTTCCGCGGTCGTGAACAGCAGCGACCAGAGATGGGTATCCGCTTGCTGGAAAAGTTTGCAGCAGACGTAGCTGAGGCCGGAATCATTGAATCCAGCCCACGCATCGATGGCCGAAACATGGTTATGGTTGTTGGTCCGCTGAAGAACAAGGCAGAGGCTCGCCGCGAACAGCAGCAGAAGTCGGGTGGTCGTAATTCGGCCAAGCGTAAGATTCGCACCGACGCTCCAGCTGAGACCGAGGGCCAGAACGTTGCAGCAGCTATGGATGACGAAGCCCGCGCCAAATTGGAGCAGGCACGCCAAGCAGCTGAAGGCGACGCCTAGCCAAGCCTGTTGGGCTTTCGAGCCCGTCACCGTTTACGGTGAAGGATCTTGCCTTTTGGGAAGATCCAACTACAAGAGAACAACAGCGGT
The nucleotide sequence above comes from Glutamicibacter sp. B1. Encoded proteins:
- the lexA gene encoding transcriptional repressor LexA; translation: MSASQRTPRSNARSLTIRQKKILETIQRAIGKNGYPPSMREIGDSVGLKSLSSVTHQLSQLEKLGYIRRDPRRPRAMEILLPLQLTDDAENATQSESADAKTSEDAMVIELSTSADTTMVPLVGRIAAGGPILADQSVEDVFSLPRQLVGHGELFMLKVSGDSMVDAAICDGDWVVVRRQQNAENGDIVAALLDEEATVKTFRQRDGHTWLLPQNSRYEPILGDAATIMGRVVSVMRSL
- a CDS encoding LysM peptidoglycan-binding domain-containing protein, coding for MATIALDSNQSQTPMKIRINRRGWAILVGVPVFVLTVIAAFLVSMFASDAHASSDLPTGVETVDVTVIPGDTVWSLAKEYAHGYDITSAVNHISELNSLSGSEIRVGDSLSIPVLAE
- a CDS encoding histidinol-phosphate transaminase, whose protein sequence is MNDRSELLSQLPLRENLRGLSPYGAPQIDVPIQLNVNENTHPLPPTVVEAIAQEVAKAATNLNRYPDREFTELRELLADYLGHSLTSENIWAANGSNEILQQILQAFGGPGRSLMSFGPTYSMYPLLASGTDTKYVPGVRADDFTLSAESAAQQVREHQPDIVFLCSPNNPTGTALGLDVITAVYDAMSEHNGMVIVDEAYAEFSLSSTKSALTLLEGRQRLIVSRTMSKAFGLAGARVGYLAAAPEVTDAIRLVRLPYHLSAVTQATAVAALKNIELLLAQVEDIKTQRDRIVSHLKELGLQPSVSDSNFVFFGGLDNPHAVWEGLLEAGIIVRDNGIPGTLRVTAGTESETTAFLDRLAELLGAEK
- the hisB gene encoding imidazoleglycerol-phosphate dehydratase HisB is translated as MSAELIGARRARMERVTSESSVFVELDLDGTGVSEISTSVPFYDHMLTALSKHSLIDLTVRATGDTHIDVHHTVEDTAITIGEVLRVALGNKAGIRRFGTAYAPLDEALSRSVVDVSGRPYLVHSGEPAGQEYHLIGGHFTGSMTRHVFEAITFHAQICAHIEVLSGRDPHHIVEAQFKSFARALREAVELDARMGDKIPSTKGAL
- the hisH gene encoding imidazole glycerol phosphate synthase subunit HisH, with amino-acid sequence MEKKNVVVLDYGSGNVRSAVRALEAAGASVELTADPEKVMNADGLVVPGVGAYASVMEQLTKIGALRWIGRRIAGGQPVLGICVGHQVFFEEGVEHGVKTAGIGEWPGKVERLQSDVIPHMGWNTVQPPEGSKLFAGVENERFYFVHSYAVQKWEFDVTQPAMTPPQVTWSTHGSPFIAAVENGPLSAVQFHPEKSGEAGAQLLRNWLGTL
- the priA gene encoding bifunctional 1-(5-phosphoribosyl)-5-((5-phosphoribosylamino)methylideneamino)imidazole-4-carboxamide isomerase/phosphoribosylanthranilate isomerase PriA, encoding MSEQPILELLPAVDIAGGQAVRLVQGEAGSETGYGDPLEAALSWQNAGAQWLHLVDLDAAFDRGSNVDIVQRIAKELNIKVELSGGIRDDASLDRALEFGATRVNLGTAALENPEWTKQAIARHGDKIAVGMDVRGTTLSGHGWTKDGGDLWEVLARLEDAGCARYVVTDVTKDGTLRGPNVELLREIAAKTNKPVVASGGISSLEDLRVLRELVPEGIEGAIMGKALYSGQFTLQEALDVAGRS
- a CDS encoding SseB family protein, with amino-acid sequence MSTEHSESAPQRHLPGHIVAALAQAGSSADSAGQSWEGRDLSGEGNPLHNFDKDDGSADAKTMKVLAQLRAGEGSESEVHKALATARVFVAVVAQLGEEALTDHGFASDKEADMALVKIKAPDGRMALPVFTTVERLQAWHKEARPVAVFAPRAALSAVSEECQLLVLDPGSDFTFVLRRPGVWNLAKQVDWIPSYQNQQIANLVQDATEGFSQLQTVKLAPGRGVGSRSRDGQMVPGGGSGPELNLQFVFAPGTSQNQAQEIAGAIQGRLSQNTQFTEAVDSLELSLHSAPS
- a CDS encoding MFS transporter; the encoded protein is MKSYWQILRQPQIAMLLLIGMIARLPHSALSMLLLLHLVNNLDQSWVSAGLVTALMTLGIAIGAPWRGARVDMWGLRRAMLPSVIVETAVWCTVPHVPLVWVYPLAFIGGLFALPVFSVVRTALGIMTTGEQRRTAFALDATATELVFIVGPATAGIVATQISSVIGLSVIGLTASMAGLALMLLNPPTRSDDPKAIGMQANAHEERLGAEASFIAAAPMGVPEVEGELIVAGWKSARARIKKRGRAFKSRFNWISASVLAVFIASAGAGMLLTGTEVAIVAELDAAMQSHRLGLVFFFWCGASLIGGLIYGSMKRVISPLLLLLFMAILTIPMFFAWDTWSLALFSALPGFLCAPTLSAASEWLTDLVAEKRRGEAMGWYGSAMTAGTALGSPVTGLFVDSIGPSYAFVGIGIMAAIVVFAALIAQQIRRRLRRSRRQRWETTA
- a CDS encoding DUF1844 domain-containing protein yields the protein MSTEDTNSHQHLVDQQVRDIAEVPAVEIITTAAVHLMSAAAVKCGLAEGEDATELKDLDEARKLITALAGLVTAGAPEIGSQHAAPLRDGLRSLQLAFREASLIPDAPGKGPGEKYTGAVN
- the infC gene encoding translation initiation factor IF-3 — protein: MPEVRLVGPNGEQVGIVRIEDALRLAHESDLDLVEVAPNAKPPVCKLMDFGKYKYEAAVKAREARKNQTNTVLKEVRFRLKIDTHDYETKVGHALRFLGAGDKVKAMIQFRGREQQRPEMGIRLLEKFAADVAEAGIIESSPRIDGRNMVMVVGPLKNKAEARREQQQKSGGRNSAKRKIRTDAPAETEGQNVAAAMDDEARAKLEQARQAAEGDA